The genomic DNA GCAAAGCCAGCTTCAGCTTTGGTAATCGCACCTACCGGCCCCACTGAAGGAGTCATGGTTAAAAGATTGGCAACACGTGGCACCCTGACCATCATTCAGGAGCAAAGGGTACATCCTAGTGCCCAGAGCACTCCCCGCTCAGATCTAAGGGTGTGCAGAGCTTCGGCCGAGCTCCTCTGGCCCAACAGTAGTCACTTGGTCAGTCCTGCTGCCTTGACCCCGTCTCCAGGaggggcagaggccagagggaggaagggagtccAGCCCCCCATGCCTTTCGAGGCACTTGTTAGgcagacaggaaagagaggggtCCTTGGATCACTGGTTGTAGGAGGGATGTGGGGGCAGCATTCCTTCTGGGCTGGACATGGAGCAGGGGCTCCAAGACTGCAGAACCTGaattgaaacaaaaacaacaacaacaaaaaaattttttttgagtctGTATCTCACACTgtaccccaggttggcctcaaactcatggcaattatcCTGTCTCATgaggtctcccaagtgctgggattacagccaggagccatcatgcctgggcaaacaaaaattatttatttcttatattttcacttatttatttacagtaagagggagatagaagagaggcagagtgaatggacacgccagggcctccacccactgcaaatggactccagatgtgggaactgggaactgaactcgggtcattaggctttgcagacaagcaccttaactgctgagccatctctctagctcctcaactaaaaaaacaaaaaaaatcgctggagagatggcttagcggttaggtgctggcctgtgaagcctaaggacctcggttcgaggctcgactccccaagacccacgttagccagatgcacaagggggcgcatgcatctttagtttgtttgcaatggctggaggccctggcgtgcccattccctctcttcctctgtctttttatctctctgtttgtcactctcaaataaataaataaaattaacaaaaaaatttaaaaaatcatatatctatctataatttttttttttcaaggtagtgtctcactctagttcaggctgacctggaattcactatggagtctcaggatggcctcgaactcatggcaatcctcctacctctgcctcccaagtgctgggattaaaggcgtgcaccaccatgcccggctgtgtgtgtgtgtgtgtgtgtgtgtgtgtgtgtgtgtgtattttatttggcagagaaagaatgggcacatcagggcctccagccactgcaaatgaactccagacgtgtgtgcccccttgggcatctggctaacatgggtcctggggaatcaaacctgggtcctttggcttggcaggcagatgccttaaccactaagccattcccacAGcccctcaatttttctttttatttgaaagagaaaaggcagagaaagagagagagaatgggcatgctagggcccctagccactacaaactccagatgcatgtaccaccttatgcatttggaattacatgggtactggtgatatgggctccaggctttgcaaggaagtggctttaatcattgagccatctccccagcccccattgttttaaagattatatttatgtatttgagagagagaagggacattgcagggcctcaagctactggaaacaacttcagatacatgtgccaccttgtgcatctggctttacatgggtactggggaatcgaacctgggtcatttggctttgcaggcaagtactttaacagttaagccatctcttcaaccccccactgaggtgctttttttttttttttttttttgaggtagggtctcactccagcccaggctgacctggaattcattatggaatctcagggtggcctcgaactcatggcaatcctcctacctctgcttcttaagtgctgggattaaaggcatgcgccaccacgcctggctgagtttttttttttttttttttaataccgcATTTTGCtggatggtggcacacatcttaatcccagcactcgggaggcagaggtaggaggactgctgtgagttcaaggctacccggagactacatagtgaattccaggtcagtgaaaccttccttcaaaaaaaaaaaacctctctgaaaaataaaaataaacaaaaaatgaaataccacattttattcagattttacaaaggagtggggaaaggggaaggctgggaggaaaGGGGGGATAAAGTACACCACGTGGAGCCAAAAAGCTCATGTGGGCCATGTGTAGCCCAGGaatccatgtgaccagatatagATCaggggaaaaaagcatggaaagaaaaaaagaaagttcagggaGATCCTGccatatagggtctcactctagctcaggctggcctggaattcactatgtagtctcagggtggcctcgaacccacagtgatcctcctacttctgcctcccaagtgctaggattaaaggcgtgtgccaccacatctggctttttgttgttgttgtttatttttatttatttatttgagagcaacagacacagagagaaagagacagagagaaagaggcagagagagagagagcgagagagagagagagagagaatgggcgcgccagggcctccagccactgcaaaggaactccagacgcgtgcgcccccttgtgcatctggctaacgtgggacctggggaaccgagcctcgaaccggggtccttaggcttcacaggcaagcgcttaaccgctaagccatctctccagccccccttttgtttttgagtgagtgagggagagagaattggtgcacctgggcctctagccactgcaattgaactccagacatgtgcgcatgtgcaatcttgtgcgcttgcgtcaccgggtgcatctggtttatgtgaggcctggagagtcaaacatgagtccttagacctcacatgtaagtgccttaaccactaagccatctctccagccctgagccctgtatttttaattttcatttattttcctgtgtgtgtgcacaggtgcaccaggacctcttgcactaaaatgaacaccagacacatcaTTACTGTGTCTGACTTATATGAcggcatgggaattgaacctgggctggcagagtttgcaagcaagtgcctctaaaccactaagctatcttcccagtcccaagCCCTACATTTTTTCTCATCCTATGTTCTTAAATTATCTATTCTAATTCTTTCTCActtcccattcttttctttccttttttttttttcggcttTTCaaagtacggtctcactctagcccatgctgagcaggaattcactatggagtctcagggtggcctcgaactcatggcgaccctcctacctctgcctcctgagtactgggattaaaggtgtgtgccaccacgcccagcctccacTTCTCATTCTTGTATGAGAGTTCAAGTTCTGAAGTTGGAGCATCAGGAGACATTGGCACAGGCATGGAGTGTGGGATGCGTTTCATTCATCACTCACCATTTCCTTGGAAGCTATAAGCCCCTAGAATTGCTCCATGGCCTGTCCCGGTTTCCCTTGGATCTCATCTGCTCCTGAACTGCACCTGTCTGTTGAAAAGCACAAGTTAGACAACCAATGAAGTCTTCATATTCCACAATAAGAATTTTTTATGCCCTCCAAAGAAAAGGATAGCCTTCTCTGTGACAATGCAtccatttgggaaaaaaaaaaaattcagagctagagagatggcttagtggttaaggtgcttgcccgcaaagccaaaggatcaggttcgagtccccagggcccatgttagccagatgcacaaggtggtgcatgtgtctggagtttgtttgcaatgtctagaggccctggtgcacccattctatctacctatttttcactctctctctaatcaatcaatcaataaataaatagataaaaattacaaaagaaaacctGACCATTACCACCATTCTTCCTAGTCACAATAGTATTTACTGCAGAACTGATTtgatagttacttttttttttttgcttttctgaagtagtgtctcactctagctcaggctgacctggaactcactatgtggtctcagggtggcctcgaactcatggcaatcctctacttctgcctcccgagtgatgggattaaaggcgtgcaccaccacacctggtcaatattttatttttatttaattattacagtaagggagagggaaaaagagagagagaaaaaaaatgggcatgccagggcttctagccactgcaaacgaactccagatgcatgtgccactatgaacatctggcttatgtggaacctggagaatcgaacctgagtccttagacttcacaggcatgtgctttaactgctaagccatctctccagccccctgatagttatatttaattatgttttttttctcaaggtagggtcttactctaacctaggctgacctggaattcactatgtagtctctggctggcctcacagtgatcctcctacctcaccctcacaaatcctgggattaagggaatgtgccaccacactgggccaattaaaaaaatatataaaaaaattttttaagccaggtatggtggtgcatgcctttaatctcagcacttgggaagcaaaggtaggaggatcaccatgaattggaggccaccctgaggctacatagtgactttcaggtcagcccggggtacagtgagactctaccttaaaaaaaaaaaatcgggtgtggcggcacatgcctttaatcccagcactggggaggcagaggtaggaggattgatgtgagttcaaggctaccctgagactacagagtaaattcccaggtcagcctggactagagtgagactctacctcgaaaaaccaaaaaaaaaaaaaagtttgggctggagggatggcttagtcattaagttgttaaggtgtttgcctgcaaagtcagaggattcaggttcaattccctaggtggcgcacacctcgggagttcatttgcagtagctggaggccctagcatgcccattttctctctttctctctctctgcctctgtctcttccaaataaataaataagtaaataataacacaaaaaaagtttttcttttaaaatttacttgagagcagaGCGAGaacatgggcactccagggcctcttactgctgcaagccaactccagaggcatgtgccactttaggcatctcatcttacatgggtactggggaatccaagctAGACCAGCAGGCTggacaagcaggcacctttaaccactaagccaggttTTCATCCcagttccttcccttctcctcccctccctatatggtctctagcccaggctggcctcaaattggctatgtagccaaggacaaCACTGAGCTTCTGATATTCCCACCTCCAGCTCCTGaaataggcatgcaccaccactccactTGCAGATGTCGGGGACTGAACCCAGAACCTTATGCTTGCCAGATaatcactctaccaactgagggtTATGGGagtagagggatggcttagtgattaaggcatttgcctgcaaagccaaagggtccaggactcatgtaagccagatgcacaaggtagtacatgtgtctggagttcgtttgcagtggctggaggtcctggatacccattctctgtgtgtctctctcaaataaataaaactttaaaatatatatataataaatttacctagctacagatgactgggcttctgcatgagaatgaaaatacttagtagcagaggccagtaaggtaaaaaggagacataaaggatagagaaaggaagggaggaggatacttaataggttgatattgtatatatgtaattacaatgattgtaatggggaggcaatatgatggagaatggaatttcaaatgggaaagtgtgggggtagggagggagggaattaccatgggacatattttataatcatggaaaatgttaataaaaattaaaaaaaaaaatttaaaaagccaggcgtggtggtgcatgcttttaatcccagcactcgggaggcagaggtaggaggactgtcatgagttcgaggccaccctgagattacatagtgagttccaggtcagcctgggctagtgtgagaccctacctcgaaaaacaacagcaacaacaaaattaaaataagaaagaagggtTATGTCTGTAGTGGTAACGCTGTTCGGAACGCCAGCACTTAGTCATATAACTGCTGATCCCCAAGCTCTAGAATCCCAGCTTCTGGCTTTCTTGTTGAGTATGGCTATTTCCTTGCTGGACCTTTCAAAATATGTTACAGTCCATGTCCCCATATAAACCTTTCCCCACTCCCTTATTACCATGGCAAGTCCATCTCCGGCCCCCATCTCCCCAGAGCCGATGTGAGTCAGGTGCACAAAATTCATTGGTTCCCCAATCATGGTCCGGTCAATCcgtcttctcttcttcttctgtgTGGGAAAGATAAGAAGTCAAGCCTGCAGTCTCCAGTCACAGAGGAGGAAGAACAGTCACGAAGGGGAGGAGCTAAGAGCCCGGTGGGAAGAGGAAATCTGGTGGTAGGTACCACAGGCCATCACTAGGGTAGGAAAGACAAGCTGGAATAACTTAAActcaaagtagggctggagagatggcttagcagttaaggtgcttatttgccaaagccaaaggaccaggttcgattccccaggacccacattagccatatacacaaggtggtgcatgtgtctagagttcatttgcagtggctagaggccctggatgcccattctccctctctctcaaataaattaattaatttaaaaaaaaagagagagacaatgccACCAGACAGAAAGGGCAATGGCCTGCAGACTGAAGTGACCAAGCCAAGTCATTTCTGGCTGACGAGGAAACAATGGGGAAAACTGACACACGTCTTAAGTTCCTCTGAGACAGGTGACAGCTAAATCTATTCACCTGTTCTGTCACAGTCTCCTTTATTGCACACGTACACCTGCCTGTTCACAGAAACCATCCCAGCCAAGAGGGAGGAACGGAAGTACGCTTTACAGAAGACAGGAGAAACCGTTCATCACTGCGCAGCACACAGTGACTAATTTCTCTgtgcgggggcgggggtgggaaGACTCACCGGCTGGGGTTTCTCTACCACACAGCAGCCCAGTTTGTGCCAAAATTCACTCATATTCCCTGATGGTTCCAGCTTCACTCCGCTGCCAGCAGCCCCAAGTGGGCTCTTGCTCCGGTGCCTTGACTATCCACTCCTCACTCTACCCAGGAAGAACCACGCCCTGGGTTCAGTCCACTGGATGGGCCTGGAAGCCGATCAAGGAAGGTCAATGTCTCAAACCAGAGCCACTCATGGGGCCAGCCAGAGGCATAGGCAGGCAGGAGTAAGGTTATATCTTCCTCAGATTCAAAATCCTGCATtggcagaaagaagaaaaaaaaaaaaaagttaaaaccttCTGATAAGCTCCTATCTTCCCAGTTCTCTCTTGGTAGTCCCATACCTGAACCCCAATACTATCCTTTACCAAACATAGGGACCTCACAGAAAGAACAGAactgccgggtgtgatggcgcacaccttaatcccagcagtggattgccatgtgagttcaaggccagcctaagctagggtcctatcttaaaaaaagggggggggggtgctggagagatggcttagcgttttaagcgcttgcctgtgaagcctaaggatccctgttcgaggctcgattccccaggacccacgttagccagatgcacaagggggcgcacacgtctggagttcgtttgcagtggctggaggccctggcgcgccccttctctctctatcagcctctttctcagataaataaattaaaatgaacgaaaataaaaaataacacacacacaaaaggaacaGTACCAGGAAGCTCAAGGGCAGTGACGGTTAGCACTgacagacaggaaggaggctagaaGGTCTCGAGGTAAGATGttggcatgggggctggagagatggcttagtggttaaggcacatgcctgcgaagcctaaggacccaggttcgattctccaggtctcacgtaagccagaagcacatggtggcacatgcgtctggagttcaaaaaaaaagatgttgggaGGGGACCCAGGGAAAGTGACAGAAATGAACAAAGTCTGGGGTGCTTCGAGCTTTAGCTCCTATCTCCCCAGGGTTAGGACGAAGGGGAGGGGCACCTCAGTGATTGTGAAGAGGAAAtagtggttttctttttgttctcaCAAACAAGGCCTCCACCCTATCACTCCTTTTTTCCTTACACTGCCCCAAACACCTTTGTTTATGAAGAAGACACACACTAAGTTTTAGGAGACTAACTATAGCAGGCTGGGCATCAGAaaagatttctggggctggagagagatggcttagcagttaaggtgtttgcctgcaaagccaaaggacctcggtttgattccccaggacccacgtaagccagatgcacaagggggcgtatgcatttggagttcatttgcagtggctggaggccctggcgccccattctgtgtgtgtgtgcctctttccttctctcgctcacttaaataaataaataaaaattaaaaaaaaaataaaagatttctgaAGTGAGGAATTTCTTCCTTCTCAGCTCACTGCCTTTGTTCCCTCTCATTTCCCTCGAATGAGTCCCAAACCTTCCCAGCATCCATTTAGAATTCCTTTAATACCTGACCTTGGGATTTCCCGGGAAAGCTATGCATGTGTGTCCCGAGCTGGTGCGCTCCTGGCTCCTGCGCACGCCCTGCTCCCTGCGCCGCGGCTTCTACAGCCAAGCTCaagttcaggtgcatgtgcctttCTGTCCCGCGAGGAGTCACTTCCCAGCCTCCCCGCCCTTTTCCACGTGTCCTGTCGTGCCAAAGCTGCTCCACCTCACACCCTGCAGGGCCcagacctccctccctcctcccctcatgCCCTGACctgttctctcctccctcctcctggctTTCACCGGCAGGCCTCAGCAGAGAACCAGAAACAACCAGACAAGGAACTTTCCAGTCGTGTGAGTGTCCAAGGAAACACTCTCTCCCCTTTTCACTACTGCCAGCCAAGGGCCCGTCCGGGCTTCCTCTACACTCCACATTTCCCTGTCCTACGGGACAGACAACCtcagagtccatcatggtagcTGCATGCTTCACGTATATTAAACCAGGCTGGGAACCCTGGTGCTCATGTAGACTACAgtgacataaatatatataaatataaatatatatatatatatataaataatttatttgagcaagagacagagagagagaatgggcatgccagggcctgtagccactgcaaaagaactccagatgcatgtgtcgccttgtgcatctggcttatgtaggatctggggaattgaacctgggtcctcaggctttgcaggcaagcgcctttaaccgctaagccatttcttcacccCAGCCCTGAGGTTTTGTTTGTCTTCCATTTTAGTTTCAAAGCATCCTTAGGATTTTACCCTTTAGACAGAGCTTCTAAGGTAGGAAAGAACCCCAGAGCGTGTCTGGGCTTTCTCCCGCTTCCCTTCCCACCCATGGAAGGGAGGAGCCATGAA from Jaculus jaculus isolate mJacJac1 chromosome 19, mJacJac1.mat.Y.cur, whole genome shotgun sequence includes the following:
- the Cdc42se1 gene encoding CDC42 small effector protein 1, which encodes MSEFWHKLGCCVVEKPQPKKKRRRIDRTMIGEPMNFVHLTHIGSGEMGAGDGLAMTGAVQEQMRSKGNRDRPWSNSRGL